From Nymphalis io chromosome 29, ilAglIoxx1.1, whole genome shotgun sequence:
GTCCGGGGTCAATAACCCTATACGATAGGCCCGTCCCTTGGCTTGATAAAGTCAAATACTTAGGTGTCATATTAGATCATGCACTGAATTTTAAATCTCAAATAACTAATATAAGGAACAAAGCTTTCTTTGTTCTAAGTAGACTATATCCGATGCTATGTAGACGCAGTAAAATGTCCCTTAGAAATAAGGTGACATTATACAAAGCATGCATCCGTCCCATACTTACATACGCGAGTGTCGCATTCGCACACACGAGCGAACACAATATAGCCCGCCTACAGGCTATACAAAATAGATTCTTACGCATAGCCACGGGCTGCCCTTGGTACATGCGTAATATAGATTTACACAGAGATTTCAAACTTGATTCCATCTCTAAGGTAATCAAGGAtctctcaataaaatatttcgagaaAGCCGCCAGGCACTCGAACCCTCTCATACAGAATACTAGCAAGTATAGCCCTCAGTGGCATCCCAAATCGATTCATAGGCGTCCTAAAGACGTCCTCGTCGCCCCCGATGATAAAATCTCATCGGCCAACGCTAACTTGTTAGGGAACACAATAAACACAcaccgaccccgccggcggggtcgacgaCCCTCTTTCATTACGTCCCGTCGACGCTTAGGCGTTTGACGGCATTATAACGCAGGAGTCCTCCCCTCCCGATTTCCGGattaagccgaggtccggcctcacaggaggcacccttaggacccgtctctcttgagccctgtgtggctcccaacatccggctgagttaaactcgcccatcccgcagTTTCCCGTCGGACGTATACACAGACTACTGAGGAAGGGTAACTACGCGGAGCGCGTCGGTGCCGGTGCATCGGTATACCTCGCGGCCGTCATGGAATACCTCGCCGCCGAAGTTCTCGAGTTGGCCGGCAACGCTGCCCGCGACAACAAGAAGACTAGGATTATACCGAGATATCTTCAGTTGGCGATCCGTAACGACGAGGAGCTAAACAAGTTACTCTCGGGCGTGACGATCGCACAAGGCGGCGTCCTCCCCAACATCCAAGCCGTTCTGCTGCCCAAGAAGACCGAGAAGAAGGCATAAACTAACGGTGGCTGTGCGCGACAATCGTTCGTTAGACGATCTCGATGACGACGACGCCGCCGCCGTCGTTGTCTCCGTCTCCGTCTTCGTCGTCGTTTTCATCGattcgatgatgatgatgattatgatgaaACTATATAACCTCCACCACCACCACGTGTATCGTGATACGACGTACGGACGACGGACGTACGAACGACATCGTCCTATCATGATCATTTACAAAAAGGCCCTTTTCAGGGCCACAAAATATATCGTATgtgcaaaattaaaatgagGTTTCATAAACGATTTCGATGTCCCGACACatcttagatttatatatatatatatatatatatatatagttaatatatatatatatatatatatatatatatatatatatatatatatatatatatatatatatatatatattaacttagtaCTAGACGTTGTTGGCGCAAGCGTCTGTTAAAACTGTGAAGCAATTTAGTATATGGACGTTACGGAATGATTTAGATATAAGGcactttgtttattgtaattttttacctaccctgtcataaaaatatgtaacacaataaaattttcattgcaactaaactacaccttttttaatatctcctcgttaaatactatcaaaatcCGCAACAGACGTTCTCGTTATATCGAAGAAGATGTATATAATgtagatgtatataatatatagtctcccttattagtttaattaaaataataataagagtaataatCGAACGTATtaatcatttgaattattaatattattattattattatatcaataggtaaactatataataaaaataaacgattcgTATCGAGATCGGAACGGAACGACGGACGATAGAGGGTGTCGAGGTCGAGGGGGGAGGGGGCGGGGGTGTTTGTGGCGGTGTCGTGGTGAAGGGAGGATGGAGTATTTCGTTTAGTATAAGAACCGAATAACCTTTTCTCCTCTCCGGCACCCCGCACTGTGCTCGTTTCCTATTGGTCGATAACGTTCTGCGTCTATACGGCACACCGTACGAGAGAGCGCCGTTGTTGGCGCATGCGCCTATTAGAACTGTGAAGCAATTTAGTATATGGACGTTACGGAACGATTTAGATATAAGGcactttgtttattgtaattttttacctaccctgtcataaaaatatgtaacacaataaaattttcattgcaactaaactacgccttttttaatatctcctcgttaaatactatcaaaatcCGCAACATGGTCCGTTTCGAGCCTGGATGTGAAAAAAACCagttcaaattaaagaaaatttatcaaggatttattaaattgttggacatcaagaaatattatatacgcagCTGGGAATCACTGCATGATTTTGTTGCGTCATCCAGAGGATAACTTGGACGCTGATATAATAAGAAGATTCTGTGGTCAGGATAGCAGAGTACCCAGTGGTAAACTCATAaagatcttgatgattattaattcccaacactctaaggtagtatttaacgtaaaataatttgcttaaggttagtatatctttgttaatactgtaacgtgaataaaattctacgaatatttttataataaatttaatttaacttaaacaagcctagttaaattattttattaattatgttgtaaagaTCTATCAAAGAGTAGTTATCAAAGAGTATAAAATAACTGCATTATAAACGCTTTGTTAGGTCATAAAGATTAATTGCAACATCACTTtacggttataatttattaagatttcagtttatttagctttattaatattgaagttaaggtaattttgttaagttcttaGAGCACGTGCTAACTTGTAAcctgtagttatttaaattttatttgttgtactgttaaatctttaaaatattgtcgtattgcttattattacagtctgtaactagtataaattgttgatttgtataaattctcactttgatttgtataaattccagATTGTTACACCAGCCTACGTAATGCCTGAGGATAAGGAGCTTTCTAGGAAACGTGCGAGTTACAAAGGAAGGTTAACTTTCTtttctaactatttaaattcattggatCCTTCAACTTTGAGCACCTCTGAGGTTAGTGAGTTACAGTTGCGTTTGAGTAAGCTCGAGGCTATGTATGAACAATACGATGAAGTGCAGGTGTCATTAGAATGCAATACTGACAATATGGATAGTCAATTGTCAGAACGTAGCGAGTTTGAatccttttattataagtctatATCACGAGCTCAAGAAATACTTGCAAATCATAAGAAAAAGGATCAAGCAAATAGTGACGCGACATTAATTTCTAGcaatcataaatttgtaaagttaccaACGCTTCAATTAGCAAAATTCAACGGATCCTACACAAACTGGCTAGAGTTTCATGACACTTTTGTGAGtttaatacattcaaatgatgacatgaatgatattaataaatttcattatttaagatcCTCGCTAGAAGGATCTGCTGCTGTGGTAATTAACTCAATTCAGTTTTCTGCTGCGAATTATTCTGTGGCTTGGCAACTTCTTTGTGATCGATTtgataataagcatttattaactcaacatcatgtatcaacattatttaatatggatGTCATTCATAAGGAGTCGTCAGtaacattgaaaaatttaatagatcagataaataaaaatttgcgtGCATTAGAATCACTAGGTGAACCTGTTAATCAGTGGGATattcttttaatctatattattacacataaattagACATTAAAACGTATCGTGAATGGGAGGAGTACAAAGGAAATCTCGAAAAGAATTCAAAAATTACGTTttccatatttttaacttttattaagaatCGAGCTGATATAATAGAAACATTAGAACTTTCAAATTCCTCagctaataaaaatgcaaactcattaaaaaaatgttaaagtcaAGACAATGATTGTACAAGATTACAACAATAAAGGTAACTCTggtgatgataaaaataatttaagttctgCTTTATTTAAACCTAAAAAGTGTCAAAAGTGTAGCGGTGACCATAAATTGAGTTCGTGTCCTGAATTTTTGGCACTGTCATGTGAAGCACGTTTGCAAATTTTACCTTGCAAACGTGCTTAAAGCATACCTTATGGTATGCTTTAATTGTTTGTCTGTGGGTCATTATGCCAACAACTGTAAGAAGGCAGGCTGTAAAATATGTCGTCGCAAACACCACACTCTTGTACACGTTTCTgaacattcaaaatttaaaaatactccctCTTTTCACAAAATTGTTAATGGTAATGATACTGGTAATAATGCAACTATGTCCGCTCAATCAAATCAAAGCGCAAACATTGAAACGCAAAAATTGAACACAGTGTTTTACTTTCGACCGCATTAGTAAATGTGATGGGGGGAAACAATATAGTTTACACCGCTCGTGCTCTTCTTGACAGCGGCAGCACGTCCTGTCTTATGACCGAAGCAAACGATTGTGACTTTCTGGTTACAATGTAAGTAATTCAGTGATGGGCATCAATAATTCCTTgtcgcaaattaataaaatgtgctTTGTggcaataaaatctataaataatgactatatggtaaagataaattgttttgtgttaacATCCATAACTGAGAATGTtcctaataactatataaatccaTCCAGCCTTAAAATCCCATCTGATATCTGTTTGGCTGATCCAAATTTTAATACGCCGGCCCCGATAGACATATTACTAGGTGCTGATATATTTTGGGACCTGTTAGGAtcgaagataataaaattaggaCCAGGGCAACCCATTCTTTGTGAAACTAAGGTAGGTTGGTTAGTTTCTGGACCAACGGATACTGCTATGCCATTGCCCTTTACAAAAGGTAAGTGCAACTTCACAAAGCTCATCTCAGATGATGAGGATAATCTGAATGACAATATTCAACATTTGCCTACGCGGTTTTGGCAACTAGAAGATGTTTGCACATCATCAAATCATTCACCTGAGGAAATAACATGCGAagatcattttgtaaaaaatactacGCGTTTAGAAAACGGTCAGTTTTGTGTAAAAATTCCTTTAAGATATCCTTCTGACCTCCTAGGTGAATCTTTATCTCGAGCAAGGCATTGTTTTTCATCGTTAGAGCGATTTAATTTTAACAGCGATTTAACAGATTTAAGGGTAACTTACAATTCTGtgaaatgtataaaagttttatgaacGAATACGAGCTCTTAGGTCACATGTCACTATGTGACACTACAAACAAAGACGCATATTTTATTCCGCATCATGGAGTGATGCCTGAATGTAGtactacaataaaattaagagTGGTTTTTAATGCTAGTAGCCCAACAAATACTggtgtttcttttaataatttacaaatgataGGACCCGTAGTACAGGATGATCTGTTATCTATCCTAATTAGATTTagacaacataaaaatataatcgccgGAGATATCGAGAAAATGTACCGGACTATAGTGGTTCATCCTAATGACAGACACTTGCAGCAGATTGTCTGGCGTGATAACCCTCTATCTCCACTACAAACTTATCAACTAAATATTGTAACCTACGGCACAGCTAGTGCTCCGTTCTTAGCAACCAGATGTCTTCGTCAATTAGGTCTAGAGTGTGATAATCAAAAAGTTTCAGAAATTATTCTTCATGATTTTTGTGTAGATGACCTCCTTACAGGCGGAGATGACATGGTTGAAGTCGAGCACTTGCGTCAAGAGATAACTTTAACTCTAGCATCAGCCCAAATGAATTTAAGGAAATGGAAGTCAAACATGCAGTTAGTTAACGGATGTGACATGTCGCAGTCTTCGCTAGACTTAAATATTGGAGGACTTGAATCGACTAAAACATTAGGTTTAGGATGGCAGGCAATGTCTGATGAATTGTGTTTTCCCATCAGTGATTCAGTTATCGACAGTAATAGTAAACGTGAAATGCTTTCTGTTATTTCACAGATCTTTGATCCTCTAGGCCTAGAAGGCCTAGAGTAATGACAATGAAGTCCTTGTGTAATGACAATGAAAATGTTGCTTCAAAAATTATGGTTACACAAACTGTCTTGGGATGAACAACTGCCTCCGGAAGTTAATAAACTTTGGTCCGAATTAATTGTAGATTTAccggaattaaataaaaataggattCCACGACGTGTTATTATTGATTCATACCAGTTTTTAGAATTTCACATTTTCTGCGATGCGTCTGAACGAGCCTACGGTGCGTGCCTATACGTACGTAGCGTTAGTGATGAGGGTGATGTATTAGTGCGTTTATTAGTAGCTAAAGGTCGAGTTGCTCCGCTTAAACCCACAACTATTCCGAGGTTGGAACTTTGTGGTGACCTGGTAGGAGTTCGTATATATGAAAAGGTTGTTGCATCATTACGAGTACGAGCAGCACGAACCTTTTTTTGGAGTGACTCTATGATAGTGCTAGGCTGGTTAAAAATGTTGCCAAATAAGCTTCAACCCTTTGTCCGGAACAGAATTGCAGAAATTTTAGATAAGACACCCAGTTCCTACCGATAAAAATCCCGCGGATTATATTTCACGTGGTGTCGCATTTAAGTTAATACGGAATTTGAAAGAATGGTGGTCCGGACCAGAATTTTTGATGAAAGATATGTCATGTTGGCCAACTAAACCTTTACATACAGATGAAGATACACTACCGGAAATTACTATTTTACATGCTTTGGCCAACAATGatgaattaaatagattaattaattttaactcttTTTCTAATTTTCTACGGCTTAGGCGTtctgttatcaattaatacttccggtcctacatatacggctagttcgggtacatcttgatgattatttataagtatagattaaaacttctgtttaacaatttaattagtaatttcataatcaaataaatagttgattcatatttgtttatacttggaacattttattatatattattctatttattaatggcgccttctgcttgtcagcttccggcgcaattaataaatagtgcttattgtttatttatattttctcaaattatgtcgattaatcaatgctataataattttgttttattatgtataatgtaaggattaagctactagaatcttattttactgatctggctaggttatctgctgcttatcaacttccggtgtaatatattaatcttaatatttaatgttacataatcctgtattattaaataatatttgtccgtaaataatcattagaataattaagataaacaatgtttaatattatcttttaagtttgtaaatttagtattaaattaggtcaagatgtttttgtataaataccgccagtttaaatatatcgggcattggtactgtaaccgttgtaacgagcattacaagagttttcttatataacgtattgtcattttcgccgccaccctggtaatccaccttctatagTACTTTAGCTTGGGTTTTACGATTTGTTGATCTGAAATGCAAAAAGATAAAGAATATTGGTCCTTTTAGTAGTAAAGACTTACAAAgagctttaaatgtaataattcggGCATCTCAAAGTGAATCCGttatagaatatactttattaataaataaaaaggagtTGCCTAAGAAAAGTCcactaaataaattcaaagtatttttagatGACCAAAATATCATGCATGTCGGTGGTCGACTCCAAAATTCAAACTATCAGTATGATAAAAAGCATCCTATTCTTCTACGTTCCAATCATCGGTTTACAGTGTTAGTATTTGAATATGAACATAAAAGGTTATTTTATGCTGCccctcaattattattatcttctattAGAGAAATATATTGGCCTATTAGAGGACGGAATTTAGCTCGAAAATGTTACTTACAATGTACGCGGTGCTGTCGATTCAGACGTGAAACAGTTACTCCCACTATGGGTTACTTACCACAGCAGCGACTTCTAGGTGGTTTTGCTTTTGAAAATATTGGTTTGGATTATGCAGGTCCAATCCAATCAGCAGTTCGACAAGGTCGAGGTACAAAattagttaaagtttatattgccatatttatttgttttacaacaaaatcaattcacctcGATTTAGTAGGTGATTTATctagtaatacatttattttagctttaaaaAGGTTCATCTCACGTAGAGGAAAgccgaaaaatatatattccgatAACGGCCGTTCATTTGTCGGTGCATACAATGACCTTTCGAGCTTTCTTAAAACAGATTGTGATTCAGTAACTGAAGAAATGTCAAAGGTAGGTATAAACTTTCATTTTATCCCGGCATACTCCCCTCATTTTGCTGGTCTTGCGGAGGCTGGCGTAAAATCAACTAAACATCATTTAGTTAGAGTGTTGGGCCTTTGTAACCTCTCTTACGAAGAATTATACACCACTTTAGTCCAAATAGAAGCTATCTTGAACTCGAGACCACTGACGCCATTATCATCAAATGCCGATGATTTAACGCCATTGACGCcaggacattttttatttggacGCCCCTTAGTATCATTACCATCGCCAAACTACGAACATCGCCCTGTAAATTCCTTAACTCGCTTCCAACGAATAGAACAGCTGAGACAACATTTTTGGACTCGATGGAGCAAGGAATATATATCGGAACTTCAGATAAGAACCAAATGGAGGTCATGTAAGGGTTCGCTGAAACTCAACTCTTTGGTTCTTTTAAAAGAGGATAACTTGCCGCCACTAAAATGGGGAATGGGGAGAATCGTGGCTGTCCATCCCGGTCCAGATGGGATCATCAGAGTTGCAGACGTCAAGACGTCCAATGGCGTAGTTCGAAGATCATTTAGCAAAATTTGCCCATTACCCCACCTTTCTGAAGATGGAAATTCTGGTTGAAAGGGAATCTTTCAACGTCCGGGGGTATGTTGGCGCAAGCGCCTGTTAAAACTGTGAAGCAATTTAGTATATGGACGTTACGGAACGATTTAGATATAAGGcactttgtttattgtaattttttacctaccctgtcataaaaatatgtaacacaataaaattttcattgcaactaaactacaccttttttaatatctcctcgttaaatactatcaaaatcCGCAACAGACGTTCTCGTTATATCGAAGAAGATGTATATAATgtagatgtatataatattatatagtctcccttattagtttaattaaaataataataagagtaataatCGAACGGATtaatcatttgaattattaatattattattattat
This genomic window contains:
- the LOC126779429 gene encoding uncharacterized protein LOC126779429; this translates as MYKSFMNEYELLGHMSLCDTTNKDAYFIPHHGVMPECSTTIKLRVVFNASSPTNTGVSFNNLQMIGPVVQDDIPRLELCGDLVGVRIYEKVVASLRVRAARTFFWSDSMIVLGWLKMLPNKLQPFVRNRIAEILDKTPKYTLLINKKELPKKSPLNKFKVFLDDQNIMHVGGRLQNSNYQYDKKHPILLRSNHDLTPLTPGHFLFGRPLVSLPSPNYEHRPVNSLTRFQRIEQLRQHFWTRWSKEYISELQIRTKWRSCKGSLKLNSLVLLKEDNLPPLKWGMGRIVAVHPGPDGIIRVADVKTSNGVVRRSFSKICPLPHLSEDGNSG